A genomic window from Companilactobacillus alimentarius DSM 20249 includes:
- the nusB gene encoding transcription antitermination factor NusB — protein sequence MISRHKIRELAVQSLFSIETTQDTPQEAISSTMQLCDLATESVPDYLTFLVSGVIEHQDDLDKKIAVHLKNKWTVQRLSRIDRTILRVGLFEMENSLEVPKKVAIDEAIEIASDFGDKDSKSFINGILSNFVEG from the coding sequence GTGATAAGTAGACATAAGATCAGAGAACTCGCAGTTCAATCACTATTTTCTATTGAAACTACTCAGGATACGCCGCAAGAAGCTATTTCTTCTACCATGCAATTATGCGATTTAGCTACGGAAAGCGTTCCGGATTATTTGACATTCTTAGTTTCAGGTGTAATTGAACACCAAGATGACCTTGATAAAAAAATTGCGGTTCATTTGAAAAACAAATGGACTGTGCAACGATTGTCAAGAATTGACCGTACAATTTTACGTGTCGGGTTATTTGAAATGGAAAACAGTTTGGAAGTACCAAAAAAGGTAGCTATTGATGAGGCAATTGAAATAGCTAGTGATTTTGGCGACAAGGACTCAAAGTCCTTCATTAATGGTATTTTATCTAATTTTGTAGAAGGGTAA
- the efp gene encoding elongation factor P, which produces MSISVNEFKNGLTIEVKDGIWRVVEFQHVKPGKGSAFVRSKLKNLRTGAVQEMTFRSTAKVEKANIENKKMQYLYADGDNYVFMDTTTYEQLSLPGDEIRDELKYLKENMEVSVVMYGGETLGVDVPNTVDLKVVETEASIKGDTQSGGSKPATMETGLVVQVPFFVNEGDMLTINTQDGTYISRAN; this is translated from the coding sequence ATGTCAATTTCAGTAAACGAATTTAAAAATGGTTTAACAATTGAAGTAAAAGATGGTATCTGGCGTGTTGTTGAGTTTCAGCATGTAAAACCAGGTAAGGGTAGTGCTTTTGTTCGTTCAAAGTTAAAGAACTTAAGAACAGGTGCCGTTCAAGAAATGACTTTCAGATCAACTGCTAAAGTTGAAAAGGCTAACATTGAAAACAAAAAGATGCAATATCTATATGCTGATGGCGACAATTATGTCTTCATGGATACAACAACATATGAACAACTTTCATTACCTGGTGATGAAATTAGAGACGAATTGAAATATTTGAAAGAAAATATGGAAGTCAGTGTTGTAATGTACGGTGGCGAAACGCTTGGTGTAGATGTTCCCAATACAGTTGATCTTAAAGTTGTAGAAACAGAAGCTTCAATCAAGGGTGACACACAATCCGGTGGTTCAAAACCAGCAACAATGGAAACAGGCTTAGTTGTGCAAGTACCATTCTTCGTCAATGAAGGCGATATGTTAACTATTAATACGCAAGATGGTACTTACATTTCACGTGCTAATTAA
- a CDS encoding Asp23/Gls24 family envelope stress response protein produces MAEQKYVSLQQDSGKINGNVEISHQVIEILLGIATNQVDGVVEMRGTISNRIDSLFGIINHGKGVDVSFNDDQISANVYVYLDYGVSIPKVSLEIQKSAIEQLEFMTDLDLSEINVHVVGLIAKKETGEIERVTTDKKE; encoded by the coding sequence ATGGCTGAACAAAAATATGTTTCTCTACAACAAGATAGTGGAAAAATAAACGGTAATGTTGAAATATCACATCAAGTTATTGAAATCCTGCTTGGAATCGCCACGAACCAAGTTGATGGTGTCGTAGAAATGCGTGGAACAATTTCTAATCGAATTGATTCACTCTTTGGCATTATCAATCACGGCAAGGGTGTAGACGTATCATTTAATGATGATCAAATATCTGCTAATGTTTACGTATATTTAGACTATGGCGTCTCGATCCCTAAAGTTTCATTGGAGATCCAAAAATCAGCCATTGAACAACTTGAATTCATGACCGATTTAGACTTGAGTGAAATTAATGTACATGTTGTAGGATTGATCGCTAAAAAGGAAACTGGCGAAATAGAACGTGTAACAACAGATAAAAAGGAATAA